In Deltaproteobacteria bacterium, a single window of DNA contains:
- a CDS encoding serine protease, which produces MPRIKVFVDKQDRKKVLEQTRLIEAYDAFVLVEASDAVLRALARRYPVEDISNQYALQIGQRSVNPAARGRKRGVDQMTAGLADGPHHYVIQFIGPVKQSWLTAVRATGAKLRNPYGNFGYIVWARPAMLAKIAELRFVHFVEHLAHQARLAPGLTGPAARGDGDLPRRQVRPGVYSVEIFDASDTERIARAARTLGFKVLSKEARAKLLLVESTENAAPRRKQLQDLCTVHGVRFIRERALRRTSNNVATGIMGNVFTATATNGLKLAGDGEVVAVCDTGLDTGDTSSIHADFAGRIVAIKSYPITPDWNSIIFNTNGDDGPADLDSGHGTHVAGSVLGNGAASSSGPAVIRGHAHKAKLVFQAIEQEMKWRPNAPAWARAERYLLSGIPANLRPLFQFARNQGARVHSNSWGGGDAGAYDDQCEQFDQFVWDNKDFCFVIAAGNDGTDNDGDGKINLTSVTSPGTAKNCVTVGACENLRPEFNTEKYGEWWPGDFPVNPIKGDPMANNAAQVVAFSSRGPTLDGRVKPEVVAPGTFILSTRSSRLAPNNFAWGAYPTNHKYFHMGGTSMATPLVAGALAVIREFLRKKRNIANPSAALLKALLIAGAQRLTGTAPVGTILDNHQGFGRVNLDRSLKTPLLTVDAPGLTTGEKATFTVAVPTSSKALRIALAYTDFPSDTLVNNLNLMATDPSGKRYIGNRSNVSQGPIVFDANNNAEAIHASNAKKGSWSVEVIASNVTSVRQDFALAAVLI; this is translated from the coding sequence ATGCCAAGGATCAAGGTATTCGTCGATAAACAAGACCGCAAGAAAGTTCTCGAACAGACGCGGCTCATCGAAGCTTACGATGCCTTCGTGCTGGTCGAGGCGAGCGACGCCGTGCTGCGCGCGCTCGCGCGCCGCTATCCGGTGGAAGACATCAGCAACCAGTACGCGCTGCAAATCGGCCAGCGCTCGGTCAATCCGGCGGCTCGCGGGCGTAAGCGCGGCGTCGATCAGATGACCGCCGGACTAGCCGACGGTCCGCACCATTACGTCATTCAATTCATCGGCCCGGTGAAGCAAAGCTGGTTGACTGCCGTGCGCGCCACCGGCGCCAAGCTGCGCAACCCCTACGGCAATTTTGGCTACATCGTATGGGCGCGGCCAGCCATGCTGGCCAAGATTGCCGAGCTGCGCTTCGTTCACTTTGTCGAGCACCTGGCACATCAGGCTCGTTTGGCCCCCGGCCTCACGGGCCCGGCGGCGCGCGGCGACGGCGACTTGCCGCGCCGGCAGGTGCGCCCGGGTGTCTATTCGGTCGAAATCTTCGATGCCAGCGACACCGAAAGAATCGCCCGCGCCGCCCGCACACTAGGCTTCAAAGTCTTATCAAAGGAAGCGCGGGCAAAGTTGCTATTGGTCGAATCGACGGAAAACGCCGCACCGAGGCGCAAGCAGCTGCAAGATCTTTGCACCGTGCACGGCGTGCGTTTCATTCGCGAGCGGGCGCTGCGCCGCACGTCGAACAACGTCGCCACCGGCATCATGGGCAACGTTTTTACGGCGACGGCGACGAACGGCCTCAAGCTCGCCGGCGATGGCGAAGTCGTCGCGGTGTGCGACACCGGCCTGGACACCGGCGACACCAGCTCGATTCATGCCGACTTCGCCGGCCGCATCGTCGCGATCAAGAGCTATCCGATCACGCCCGATTGGAATTCGATCATCTTCAACACCAACGGCGACGACGGCCCGGCCGATCTCGACTCCGGCCATGGCACCCATGTCGCCGGCTCGGTGCTCGGCAACGGCGCAGCTTCGAGCAGCGGCCCGGCAGTAATCCGCGGCCATGCGCACAAAGCCAAGCTGGTCTTTCAAGCCATCGAGCAAGAGATGAAATGGCGCCCCAACGCGCCGGCGTGGGCCCGAGCGGAGCGCTATCTACTCTCCGGCATTCCGGCCAATCTCCGCCCGCTGTTTCAATTTGCCCGCAATCAGGGCGCGCGCGTTCACTCAAACTCCTGGGGCGGCGGCGACGCCGGCGCCTACGACGATCAATGCGAGCAGTTCGATCAGTTTGTCTGGGACAACAAAGATTTCTGTTTTGTCATCGCCGCCGGCAATGACGGCACCGACAACGACGGCGATGGCAAGATCAATCTCACCAGCGTCACTTCGCCCGGCACGGCGAAGAACTGCGTCACCGTCGGCGCCTGCGAGAACTTGCGTCCCGAATTCAACACGGAAAAATACGGCGAATGGTGGCCGGGGGATTTTCCGGTCAATCCGATCAAGGGCGACCCGATGGCGAACAACGCCGCTCAGGTGGTCGCGTTCAGCAGCCGCGGCCCGACGCTCGATGGCCGCGTGAAACCGGAAGTTGTCGCGCCCGGCACGTTTATTCTCTCGACGCGCTCATCGCGCTTGGCGCCCAACAACTTTGCCTGGGGCGCCTACCCGACCAATCATAAATATTTTCACATGGGCGGCACCAGCATGGCGACACCGCTGGTCGCCGGAGCGCTGGCAGTGATCCGCGAGTTCCTGCGCAAGAAGCGCAACATCGCCAACCCGTCGGCGGCGTTGCTCAAAGCGCTGTTGATCGCCGGCGCCCAGCGTTTGACCGGCACCGCGCCAGTGGGAACCATTCTCGACAATCACCAGGGTTTTGGCCGCGTCAACCTCGACCGCTCGCTCAAGACGCCGCTTCTCACCGTCGACGCGCCGGGATTAACCACGGGAGAAAAAGCGACGTTCACCGTGGCGGTGCCGACCAGCAGCAAGGCCCTGCGCATCGCCTTGGCCTACACCGATTTTCCCAGCGACACGCTGGTGAATAATTTAAATCTCATGGCCACCGACCCGAGCGGCAAGCGCTACATAGGAAACCGTTCGAACGTCAGCCAGGGACCGATCGTCTTCGACGCCAACAATAACGCCGAAGCGATTCACGCGAGCAACGCGAAAAAAGGCAGCTGGAGCGTCGAAGTCATCGCCTCCAACGTCACTTCGGTGCGGCAAGACTTCGCACTGGCGGCGGTGTTGATCTGA
- a CDS encoding extracellular solute-binding protein → MCAWRRVEKSRMPIKRSIKRLRFVVAMLCALSLPIPIYGQQSKAPAEWEKLVEAARKEGKVTVSLPASAELKRQIEEQFKKRFAIEVEVFTARGSAGVRRMAEEFKAGVRHFDVHIGGSNSIISGMLDEGIIDAIEPWLMLPEVREPKQWWGGHMWVDSAKRFIYTFQAYLPESIWYNTEMAKPSELRSMDDFLNPKWKGKIGFLDPRTPGGGDAHWSYMWQVKGEEYLKQLVAQDLLLGRDQRVLSENLARGRIAILVGNTYYSFQPFVKAGLPVKPLPTPKEGVFGTGGSGNLAIIKTPAHPNATKVFVNWLLSREGQEVFSRGLAQATRRLDVDTTWLRETGTIAAKDVMTPEEYWRVENQAEDKLDKLRKPAVKAAQTLLK, encoded by the coding sequence ATGTGCGCGTGGCGTAGAGTGGAGAAGAGCAGAATGCCGATTAAACGTTCCATAAAGAGACTTAGATTTGTTGTCGCAATGCTTTGCGCCCTGAGCCTGCCGATTCCAATCTATGGTCAACAGAGCAAAGCGCCAGCGGAGTGGGAGAAGCTGGTCGAGGCGGCGCGCAAAGAAGGCAAGGTCACCGTCTCGCTGCCGGCCAGCGCCGAACTGAAGCGGCAAATCGAGGAACAATTTAAGAAGCGCTTTGCCATCGAAGTGGAGGTGTTTACGGCCCGCGGCAGCGCCGGCGTGCGGCGCATGGCGGAGGAGTTCAAAGCCGGCGTGCGCCATTTCGACGTGCACATCGGCGGCTCGAACTCGATCATCTCAGGCATGTTGGATGAAGGCATCATCGACGCCATCGAGCCGTGGCTGATGCTGCCGGAGGTGCGAGAGCCAAAGCAATGGTGGGGCGGTCACATGTGGGTCGATAGCGCCAAGCGCTTTATTTATACTTTTCAAGCCTATCTGCCGGAAAGCATCTGGTACAATACGGAAATGGCCAAGCCGAGCGAGCTGCGCTCCATGGACGACTTTCTCAACCCGAAATGGAAAGGCAAAATCGGCTTTCTTGACCCGCGCACGCCGGGTGGCGGCGATGCGCACTGGTCGTACATGTGGCAAGTAAAGGGCGAAGAGTATCTCAAACAGCTCGTGGCCCAAGACTTGTTGCTGGGCCGCGATCAGCGCGTGCTCTCGGAAAACCTGGCGCGCGGTCGGATCGCTATTTTGGTTGGCAACACCTACTATTCGTTTCAACCGTTCGTGAAAGCCGGCCTGCCTGTGAAGCCGCTACCGACACCGAAAGAAGGAGTCTTCGGCACCGGCGGCAGCGGCAATTTGGCGATCATCAAAACGCCGGCCCATCCGAACGCGACCAAAGTGTTCGTCAACTGGCTCTTGAGCCGCGAGGGACAAGAAGTCTTCTCACGCGGCCTGGCGCAGGCGACGCGCCGGCTCGACGTCGACACCACATGGCTGCGCGAAACCGGCACAATCGCGGCCAAGGACGTGATGACACCAGAGGAATACTGGCGCGTAGAAAATCAGGCCGAAGATAAACTCGACAAGCTGCGCAAACCGGCGGTGAAAGCGGCCCAGACGCTGTTAAAATAA